One Onychostoma macrolepis isolate SWU-2019 chromosome 15, ASM1243209v1, whole genome shotgun sequence DNA segment encodes these proteins:
- the dhrs13b.1 gene encoding dehydrogenase/reductase SDR family member 13b.1 produces MLYFTSEMAEEILLIAGVAIAVLMIFRMYVRGARCKSKTKLHGKTVIVTGSNTGIGRETAVDLARRGARVILACRNQVRGEAAVAIVQREGGSKNVVFMQLDLASLKSVRSFAETILKTERKLDILINNAGVYMQGTTEDGLGLMFGVNHLGHFLLTNLLLDRLKECAPSRIVTISSHLHDYGNLNFDTLRTHKEFGVGESAGSVFRIYSHSKLCNVLFTHELAKRLQGTNVTCYSLHPGVINSDLTRNMNKMSRRLLKPIAALFFKDVEAGAQTTLHCAVQEGIESLSGRYFSDCAVQKVKAKAKDDAVAKKLWEVSETLCGLS; encoded by the exons ATGTTGTATTTCACATCCGAAATGGCAGAAGAGATATTGCTGATCGCGGGTGTTGCGATTGCGGTGCTGATGATATTTCGTATGTATGTACGCGGAGCGCGATGCAAAAGTAAGACAAAGCTGCATGGCAAGACTGTCATCGTTACag GTAGTAACACGGGCATCGGTAGAGAGACAGCGGTGGATTTAGCGCGGAGAGGCGCGAGAGTCATTCTGGCCTGCCGTAACCAAGTACGCGGCGAGGCTGCTGTCGCTATTGTGCAGAGA GAAGGTGGGAGTAAAAATGTGGTGTTCATGCAGCTGGATTTGGCCAGTTTGAAATCAGTGCGCTCCTTTGCAGAAACTATTCTCAAGACCGAGAGAAAATTGGATATTCTCATCAACAATGCAG GAGTTTATATGCAGGGCACTACTGAAGATGGTCTTGGTCTTATGTTTGGTGTCAATCACCTTGGTCACTTCCTTCTGACTAACCTGTTATTGGACAGATTGAAAGAGTGTGCACCAAGCCGCATCGTCACCATATCTTCACATTTACATGATTATGGTAACCTTAACTTTGACACTCTTCGCACTCATAAGGAGTTTGGAGTTGGCGAGTCTGCTGGGAGTGTCTTCCGGATATATTCACACAGCAAACTGTGTAATGTGCTCTTCACGCATGAGCTGGCAAAGAGGCTACAAGGAACCAACGTGACCTGTTACAGCCTCCACCCAG GTGTTATAAACTCTGATCTCACCCgtaatatgaataaaatgtcCAGGAGGTTGTTGAAACCCATCGCAGCTCTATTCTTTAAGGATGTAGAGGCCGGTGCCCAGACGACTCTACACTGTGCTGTGCAGGAAGGCATCGAATCCCTGAGTGGCAGGTATTTCTCTGACTGTGCTGTGCAGAAAGTGAAGGCCAAGGCTAAGGATGATGCTGTGGCCAAAAAACTGTGGGAAGTGAGTGAGACATTATGCGGTCTGTCCTGA
- the phf12b gene encoding PHD finger protein 12, protein MWDKMETPKILYDLDTSGGLMEQIQQLLAPPRSEDGEKRRKPERETRRGGRATNHDTCDSCREGGDLLCCDHCPAAFHLQCCNPPLSREMLPPGDWMCHRCSVRKKKREQKAEQVNGALERQLSKRSSSPAAELELGTLRLDGLPSAASGGLRLAVAQVRLLERRTSSRPGTPTSNASTDTPTPSEHNDVDEDLMDVEEEVQGSESESATPRLKKPFQLLIAAAMERNPTQFQLPSELTCTTSLPGSSKRRKKEEAIGKNVKRPQHELDPSGLVPLPVKVCFTCGKSCRVAPLIQCDYCALLFHMDCLDPPLTAMPTGRWMCPNHAEHMVLNQNNVTLSTRCQLFDQFQDRLSQHAVKVDFLRWVHRQHHPNRRGVRHIKKKTLKVPNAIKSHYQNPPLLVDQVGLRSRQLVTNGFMEQECSSQHLTSEGEQEEWLRHVIALQCSIMKHLSAKQMSSSLRDMEQTDLSDMKTQESTEMQVLGSQNSDCLQPKGTQVGPQGAPVLPCAAPEQSESCRERSCQGDADSPAEKGTGVNGPVVCDRPSSPSRLQALSEPALLNHVDVKTESSPLSSCIQRDTPSSTSLASDSPAHHHAVGNSSSSVLKSSLSSQTKENKLSADVMPAGKGSVLPSSIGSLYSYIKNVVQGDAEVDMNELDEEFIRLLAWQRIQQLLSPKSLQPSNKCGIPPAVTASLPKPSPVADAQKKDVQARAVLCPLTGKGAAINMCYRTLYIGTGAEMDVCLTNYGHCNYVSGKHACIFYDENTKHYELLNYSEHGTTVDNVLYSCDFSDKPNITSPSGLASKVQNSIRSNRSRKLLGEMCAEAVLMPAGGVMSSLAQGGPKSPCNCKASSSSLIGGSGAGWEGTALLHHSSCIKVGCMQFLFSITEFASNQPKKEQTSTSVGQEETEAVDAQTPKLHQMPVLQSKSLS, encoded by the exons ATGTGGGACAAAATGGAGACCCCGAAGATTCTGTACGATTTGGACACGTCTGGGGGCCTAATGGAG CAAATTCAACAGCTGCTCGCACCTCCACGCTCTGAGGATGGAGAAAAGAGACGCAAACCAGAGAGGGAGACCAGAAGAGGAGGCCGAGCCACGAACCATGACACCTGCGATAGCTGCCGTGAGGGAGGAGATCTGCTCTGCTGCGATCACTGTCCCGCTGCTTTTCACCTGCAGTGCTG TAATCCACCTTTGAGCAGAGAGATGCTGCCCCCTGGTGATTGGATGTGTCATCGCTGCAGTGTGCGCAAAAAG AAGCGTGAGCAGAAGGCAGAGCAGGTGAATGGGGCGTTGGAGCGGCAGCTATCCAAGAGGTCCTCCTCCCCTGCAGCAGAGCTGGAGCTGGGAACACTGCGTCTGGATGGGCTGCCCTCTGCCGCATCAGGAGGCCTGAGACTCGCTGTCGCACAGGTCCGTCTTCTTGAGCGACGCACGAGTAGCCGTCCCGGCACGCCCACTTCAAACGCGTCCACCGACACGCCTACACCGTCAGAACACAATGATGTGGATGAAGACCTGATGGACGTCGAAGAGGAAGTGCAGGGCTCTGAGTCCGAGAGCGCCACACCTCGCCTGAAGAAACCTTTTCAGCTTCTGATCGCTGCGGCCATGGAAAGAAACCCCACGCAGTTTCAGCTCCCCAGTGAGCTTACGTGCACCACTTCACTGCCTG GCAGCAGTAAGCGCAGAAAGAAAGAGGAGGCGATAGGCAAGAATGTAAAGAGGCCACAACATGAGCTGGATCCCAGTGGGCTGGTCCCTCTGCCAGTGAAAGTGTGCTTTACCTGTGGCAA GAGCTGCAGGGTGGCTCCTCTAATCCAGTGTGATTACTGTGCGCTCCTATTCCATATGGACTGCCTGGACCCCCCTCTCACTGCCATGCCCACTGGGAGATGGATGTGTCCCAACCATGCAGAGCACATGGTG CTAAACCAAAATAACGTGACCCTCAGCACACGTTGCCAGCTCTTCGATCAGTTCCAGGACCGATTGTCCCAACATGCAGTCAAAGTGGACTTCCTGCGCTGGGTTCACCGCCAACACCATCCCAACCGCAGAGGTGTTCGCCACATCAAGAAAAAGACATTGAAG GTCCCCAATGCCATTAAAAGTCACTACCAAAATCCCCCTTTGCTGGTGGATCAAGTGGGTCTTCGCAGTAGACAGCTGGTCACGAACGGTTTCATGGAACAAGAATGTTCTTCTCAACATTTAACCAGCGAAGGGGAGCAAGAGGAG TGGCTTCGTCATGTCATTGCACTTCAGTGCAGTATTATGAAACATTTATCTGCTAAGCAGATGTCATCCTCCCTCCGGGACATGGAGCAGACTGATCTGTCAGACATGAAGACACAGGAATCTACGGAGATGCAGGTCCTCGgctctcagaattctgactgcCTCCAGCCTAAAGGTACACAAGTTGGCCCCCAGGGGGCCCCTGTGTTGCCCTGTGCTGCACCCGAACAGTCTGAAAGCTGCAGAGAAAGATCTTGTCAGGGTGACGCTGACAGTCCAGCGGAGAAGGGCACGGGAGTGAATGGGCCAGTGGTATGTGACAGGCCCAGCAGCCCCTCTAGACTACAAGCACTCTCAGAACCAGCCCTGCTCAACCATGTAGACGTAAAGACTGAGAGCAGTCCCCTAAGCTCCTGTATACAGAGGGATACTCCTTCATCTACCAGCCTTGCTTCAGACTCGCCTGCCCATCATCATGCTGTAGGGAACTCCTCCTCTTCGGTTCTGAAAAGCAGCTTGTCATCTCAAACTAAAG agaacaAACTAAGCGCAGATGTAATGCCTGCTGGGAAAGGCTCGGTGCTCCCGTCCTCTATAGGCAGCTTATACAGCTACATCAAGAATGTGGTTCAAGGCGATGCAG AAGTGGACATGAATGAGCTGGATGAGGAGTTTATCAGACTCCTGGCTTGGCAGAGGATCCAACAGCTGTTGTCTCCCAAATCACTTCAACCCTCAAACAAATGTGGGATTCCTCCAGCCGTCACTGCCTCTCTCCCTAAACCTTCCCCTGTCGCAGACG CACAAAAAAAGGACGTACAAGCTCGAGCAGTACTGTGTCCTTTAACAGGAAAAGGGGCAGCTATCAACATGTGCTATAGGACTCTGTACATAGGAACAG gTGCTGAAATGGATGTGTGCCTTACAAACTACGGTCATTGCAATTATGTTTCTGGGAAACATGCCTGCATCTTTTATGATGAA AACACGAAGCATTATGAGCTTCTGAACTACAGTGAGCATGGGACGACTGTAGATAATGTGCTTTACTCGTGTGACTTCTCCGACAAACCAAACATCACTTCACCCAGTGGGCTCGCGTCCAAAGTACAAAACAGCATCA GAAGTAACAGGTCAAGGAAACTGCTTGGTGAGATGTGTGCGGAGGCGGTGCTAATGCCCGCAGGTGGTGTGATGAGCAGCCTGGCTCAAGGAGGACCCAAATCACCCTGCAACTGTAAAGCCAGCAGCTCCAGCCTGATAGGGGGCAGCGGAGCCGGCTGGGAGGGCACTGCATTGCTCCACCACAGCAGCTGCATCAAAGTGGGCTGCATGCAGTTTCTGTTCAGCATCACAGAGTTTGCTAGCAACCAACCCAAAAAAGAGCAGACGTCCACCAGCGTTGGCCAAGAAGAGACTGAAGCAGTTGATGCACAGACTCCCAAACTCCACCAAATGCCAGTGCTACAGTCCAAGTCTTTATCATAA
- the dhrs13b.2 gene encoding tapasin-related protein has product MIVPRTSLNIMFWTFGGLILALLCLGVNGSQSLYDVQWLPCPFVDEKIHINEEGHTETKYINREAVLQFGNVGDKPLHPTITFLVTASKVDMRRYLEGTEDTLNCEIRRYSTGGIVMRWPTAGAQDHDAWFTCTIRHTQGLFVITTFLRHTTAAPAQGEVDFLEWRTVNDRDLLTTSAAMVVLTRTPSVEVGFLKEPNLHCQFTVDHKLPNTTVEWRLQKHGERSKLFSYSSRTGKSEGSGVAVKAIAAGNVSYKLPPTKKHSEGTYICSVMVPPLYGSHDIPLTLSEQPRVSINVGSTLSMTLGKDQKLICDAEGYYPLDVNIEWYRETSGGSPTPSFLKNVLYSSHRLHQDGTYSLSAFFYLLPSLEDSGYKYTCRVSHKSLLIPIRKSFNLIVTEPDSTMWYITVIGFIIAMLVILCYILPQFLAGRKAAKKRF; this is encoded by the exons ATGATTGTCCCGAGGACGAGCTTAAACATTATGTTTTGGACTTTTGGCGGTCTTATCCTAGCACTTTTATGCttag GTGTGAATGGCTCACAGTCACTTTATGATGTTCAGTGGCTTCCTTGTCCGTTTGTGGATGAGAAAATTCATATAAATGAAGAAGGCCACACAGAAACCAAGTATATCAACAGAGAGGCTGTGCTTCAATTTGGTAATGTCGGTGACAAGCCTTTACACCCTACCATTACCTTCCTTGTCACAG CATCTAAAGTGGATATGAGGCGTTATTTGGAGGGAACTGAGGATACACTAAACTGTGAGATCCGAAGATACAGCACTGGAGGGATTGTGATGCGCTGGCCTACTGCAGGAGCGCAAGATCATGACGCCTGGTTCACCTGTACAATACGCCATACACAAGGCTTGTTCGTCATCACCACCTTCCTCAGACACACAACTGCGGCTCCTGCCCAAGGAGAGGTTGACTTTCTAGAGTGGAGAACAGTCAATGATAGGGATCTCCTGACAACATCAG CTGCGATGGTTGTTTTGACCCGGACTCCCTCCGTTGAGGTGGGATTCTTGAAGGAGCCAAACCTGCACTGTCAGTTTACTGTGGATCATAAACTGCCTAATACAACGGTGGAGTGGAGACTGCAGAAGCACGGAGAGCGCAGCAAGCTCTTCAGCTATTCCAGCCGCACAGGGAAGAGTGAAGGCAGCGGAGTGGCTGTCAAGGCCATCGCCGCTGGAAACGTCTCCTATAAGCTTCCACCCACCAAAAAACACAGCGAGGGCACATATATCTGCTCTGTGATGGTTCCTCCTCTCTATGGCAGCCATGATATTCCCCTTACCCTAAGTG AACAACCCCGTGTGTCTATAAATGTGGGCTCCACCTTGTCTATGACACTTGGTAAGGACCAGAAGCTGATATGTGATGCAGAAGGATACTATCCACTGGATGTAAACATCGAATGGTACCGTGAAACATCTGGTGGCAGCCCTACGCCTTCGTTCCTGAAGAATGTTCTGTACTCCAGTCATCGACTTCATCAAGATGGCACATACTCGCTCTCAGCCTTCTTCTATCTGCTGCCTAGCTTGGAGGACTCTGGATATAAGTACACCTGCAGAGTATCCCATAAGTCCTTGCTCATTCCCATCCGCAAGAGCTTTAATCTCATAGTTACAG AACCTGACTCTACCATGTGGTATATCACAGTCATTGGATTCATAATTGCCATGCTAGTAATTCTTTGTTATATACTGCCTCAGTTTCTTGCAG
- the gemin4 gene encoding LOW QUALITY PROTEIN: gem-associated protein 4 (The sequence of the model RefSeq protein was modified relative to this genomic sequence to represent the inferred CDS: inserted 1 base in 1 codon), with protein sequence MDQESWLSCEKTAVLQGGFVLANQICQPEPLLSLKKEEWDQIGCPIVNAIKEICEHSLKDTKDRVHWRKRILCIVWSKILEVRNKEDIDTRWKEDPLFSVQNSLPDINHTVLFELVKSMSFSTIYVELLLCFQPAERCEELKLLVDHVTSSSTEADVKLLLEVWWEILKGKRGYLDALDQLFTTQCSRSMMSTTEPSPLASKRFKPDPESTCVVQVXFEGLRKIKEHLTSSELCYFALSNCLDTLYTNYLLGNATDLSIEIKLQNISRTVSLKKRDEVLDGFDLIEIIREAQRDLAATLTPAETKPRGMTFIQAMQVTLEIICSWEVMGLLKMPSNDPSVMGIRLKDSLDRVLTSLEQPSHAKDLVGNGQTLNNLRVTLKGLTASLSFTLPESSAAEVANMSITILDHHLEGFEGLPGLFASKLSQNFSETEWIQCLERNGSLFQTKELLMTLISTLTAKCQSDADVQHCKKLKDIIVNLFSHLSLPDKNATLSEMLSISRKGLHGFLPSSVTIGFSEKLNLAFNSIIQSGANNSLDAAVSAVARVAFQNPEATLRRCCHMAVVNLGAHTLIGEILQQLSGLMSSPGVQKDNLLCRCLKDTVWSKLSSLQEENQFLQFLAELMKCSRTGSTGEKLSFLRPEEVLHVFVQPYLLPASSSSSNLEFCLRLLQCTLSQETRSDSVHWIMSCSPFPLLYCLTQLLNECSRCWDQAVESEMRISMQSKELLLSVLHTLGIIVGKEVARAPDAWSRALFWLYSKVEELDWTVRFYLMDVWGNHFKYEVPNSLLSVCDLPEQEWSGLDLPQYGQGTGLVAWFECCALSDRVHEAMLESLSLNLLKPDEVNMFGKGLLVATCQILPWCTSGEWERLLKVLQELLLSDKLYVPYSLEYVDFLPLLDLRSFAGELRLSVFLLRIFQLLCSSSCSDWLPPQGWAHTGRLYANAMRGIISSVTEKIPTTPSPKTSGTCSQEVLFVLTQLFCHVLHVQVMIPGQPEALFLCALEILTNYESVLSAYPNSCSALQGLNTRHFFTTITDNLNSADMKAALHQKIAQL encoded by the exons ATGGATCAAG AGTCATGGCTGAGCTGTGAGAAGACTGCTGTGCTTCAGGGAGGATTCGTACTGGCAAATCAGATATGCCAGCCTGAGCCACTGCTGTCTCTGAAAAAAGAGGAATGGGATCAGATTGGTTGTCCGATTGTCAACGCAATCAAAGAGATATGTGAACATTCACTCAAAGACACCAAAGACAGAGTCCACTGGAGAAAGAGGATTCTCTGTATTGTGTGGAGCAAAATCTTAGAGGTGAGGAACAAAGAGGACATTGATACCAGATGGAAGGAAGACCCATTGTTTTCTGTACAGAACAGCCTTCCTGATATTAACCATACTGTGCTGTTTGAGCTGGTGAAGTCAATGAGCTTTTCTACCATCTATGTGGAGCTGCTGTTGTGCTTTCAACCAGCTGAACGGTGTGAAGAGCTCAAGCTGCTGGTTGATCATGTGACAAGCAGCAGCACAGAAGCAGATGTGAAGCTGCTGTTGGAGGTGTGGTGGGAAATACTGAAGGGCAAGAGAGGATATCTTGATGCCTTAGACCAGCTCTTTACAACTCAGTGTTCACGCTCCATGATGTCCACAACTGAGCCATCACCCCTGGCATCAAAAAGATTCAAACCTGACCCAGAATCTACATGTGTGGTGCAAG CTTTTGAGGGGCTGAGGAAAATAAAAGAGCATTTGACTTCCTCTGAGTTGTGTTATTTTGCCCTCTCTAATTGCCTGGACACATTGTATACCAACTATCTTTTAGGTAATGCTACTGATCTCTCCATAGAAATTAAACTCCAAAACATCTCTCGCACAGTGAGCCTTAAAAAGAGAGATGAAGTGCTAGATGGTTTTGACCTGATTGAGATTATACGTGAGGCTCAGCGAGACCTTGCTGCCACTCTCACTCCTGCTGAGACCAAGCCACGTGGAATGACATTCATCCAGGCCATGCAGGTCACACTTGAGATTATATGCTCCTGGGAGGTTATGGGGCTTCTGAAGATGCCCAGCAATGACCCAAGTGTCATGGGGATCCGTCTGAAAGATAGCCTGGATAGAGTTCTGACTTCTTTGGAGCAACCATCACATGCAAAAGACCTGGTTGGAAATGGACAGACTTTGAATAATTTGAGAGTAACTCTGAAAGGCTTAACGGCGTCTTTATCATTCACTCTTCCTGAAAGTTCTGCAGCAGAAGTAGCAAATATGTCCATCACCATCTTAGACCATCATCTTGAGGGATTTGAAGGTCTTCCTGGACTGTTTGCATCCAAACTTAGTCAGAATTTCAGTGAGACGGAGTGGATTCAGTGTCTGGAGAGAAATGGGAGTTTGTTTCAAACCAAAGAGCTTCTGATGACATTGATCTCCACGCTTACAGCTAAATGTCAAAGTGACGCTGATGTTCAGCACTGCAAAAAGCTCAAGGATATTATTGTAAACCTATTTTCCCACTTGTCGTTACCTGACAAAAATGCTACGCTTTCAGAAATGCTCTCCATCTCCAGAAAAGGTCTTCACGGATTTCTTCCCAGCTCTGTTACTATAGGTTTCTCAGAGAAGCTCAATCTGGCCTTCAACAGCATCATTCAAAGTGGTGCGAACAACAGCCTTGATGCAGCAGTCTCTGCTGTGGCCCGAGTGGCTTTCCAGAATCCTGAAGCCACTTTGCGGCGATGCTGCCACATGGCTGTTGTCAACCTTGGCGCTCACACTCTGATAGGCGAGATTCTCCAGCAGCTTTCAGGTCTCATGTCTTCACCGGGAGTTCAGAAAGACAATCTGCTGTGTAGGTGCCTGAAGGACACTGTGTGGAGCAAGCTATCCTCACTTCAAGAGGAGAACCAGTTTCTGCAATTCTTGGCTGAGCTGATGAAGTGCAGCAGAACTGGAAGCACAGGAGAAAAGCTGAGTTTCCTTCGTCCAGAAGAAGTTTTGCATGTGTTTGTCCAGCCGTACCTTCTCCCAGCATCTTCCAGCTCAAGCAACTTAGAGTTTTGTCTCCGACTTCTTCAATGCACCCTGAGCCAGGAGACCAGGAGTGACTCAGTGCAttggatcatgagctgttcTCCATTCCCGCTTTTATATTGTCTGACTCAGCTCTTGAATGAGTGCAGTAGGTGCTGGGACCAGGCGGTAGAGAGCGAGATGCGCATCTCCATGCAGTCCAAAGAGCTGCTGTTGTCTGTACTGCACACACTGGGGATAATTGTTGGCAAGGAAGTGGCCCGTGCACCCGATGCTTGGTCCAGAGCTCTCTTTTGGCTCTATAGCAAAGTGGAGGAACTTGATTGGACTGTGCGTTTTTACCTGATGGATGTGTGGGGAAACCATTTCAAGTATGAAGTTCCAAACTCTCTGTTGTCAGTTTGTGATCTTCCTGAGCAGGAGTGGTCTGGCCTGGACTTACCTCAGTATGGACAAGGTACTGGACTTGTAGCATGGTTCGAATGCTGCGCTCTATCAGACCGTGTTCATGAGGCAATGCTGGAATCTCTCTCCCTAAACTTGCTGAAACCAGATGAAGTCAACATGTTCGGCAAGGGCCTGTTAGTTGCAACATGTCAGATTCTCCCGTGGTGCACATCTGGGGAATGGGAAAGACTTTTGAAAGTTTTACAAGAACTTTTACTGTCAGACAAACTCTATGTGCCATACTCTTTAGAATACGTTGATTTCCTTCCGTTACTCGATCTACGTTCGTTTGCTGGCGAGTTGCGCTTATCAGTGTTTCTTCTGCGAATCTTCCAGCTGCTCTGCAGTTCGAGCTGTTCCGATTGGCTTCCACCTCAAGGCTGGGCGCATACAGGACGGCTTTATGCTAACGCGATGAGGGGCATTATCAGCTCAGTCACTGAAAAGATTCCCACTACGCCATCCCCCAAAACCTCTGGAACTTGCAGTCAGGAAGTTCTGTTTGTGTTGACTCAGCTCTTCTGCCATGTGCTCCATGTGCAGGTGATGATACCTGGCCAGCCAGAAGCACTGTTCCTGTGTGCACTGGAGATTTTGACCAACTATGAGTCCGTACTCTCAGCGTATCCCAACAGCTGCAGTGCCCTGCAGGGACTCAACACACGTCACTTCTTCACTACAATCACAGACAATTTGAACAGTGCAGACATGAAAGCTGCTCTACACCAGAAGATAGCTCAGTTATGA